A window of Streptomyces profundus genomic DNA:
CACCCGCGAGTTCCGTGGCCGCTACCACGTGCTGGGCGGGGCGATCAGCCCGATCGACGGGGTCGGCCCCGACGACCTGCGGATCCGGGAGTTGCTGGCCCGGCTGGCCGACGGCTCGATCGTGGAGCTGATCCTGGCCACCGATCCCAACCTTGAGGGCGAGGCCACCGCCACCTACCTGGCGCGCATGGTAAGCCCCATGGGCCTTCGGGTCACCCGGCTAGCCAGCGGGCTGCCCGTGGGGGGAGACTTGGAGTATGCCGACGAGGTCACCTTGGGCCGCGCCTTCGAGGGTAGGCGCCTGCTCGATGTGTAACGCGATGGGCGCCATGGGCGCGACGAACGTGACAGCGGCGCCCGCGGCGCGGGCGATGGGGACGGCCGCTCTCCTGGACGCGGGGCGCGCAGACGTAGGGACCGTTGGGGAGGCGACCGGCTGATGTCCGACGCGACGAGCGGAACCGGGATCGATCAGACGCCGATGGACCAGATCGAGCAGGCCGGTCGGCTGGACCGCGGGGAGGGAGCGCCGGCGATGGCCGTGGGGCCCGACAGCTTCTCGGTGCAGATCTGCGACCACGTCGAGAGCTTCGTGGTCGCGGTCACCGAGGTCGCCCGAGGGGACGATCCGGACAGCGCGGTGCCGTATCTGCTGTTGCAGGTCTCGCAACTCCTGCTCGCCGGCGGTCGGTTGGGCGCCCACGAGGACATCGTTCCGGATGAGCGCTACGAGCCGGACACGGGCCCCGAGCCGGATATGGACGAGTTGCGCGAGCGGTTGGCGGCGCTGTTGACGCCCGTTGACGTGTACTCCGAGGTCTTCGACCCCTATGTGCCGCACAGCAAGCCGGTCGCGGCGCGGATATCCGATGATCTGGCGAACATCATCAGCGATCTGCGGCATGGCATGGCGCACTACCGCGAGGGCCGGGTCAGCGAGGCGCTCTGGTGGTGGCAGTTCTCCTATCTGACGAACTGGGGGCCCACGGCCAGCGCGACGCTCCGCGCGTTGCAGTCCCTGGTGGCGCACGTTCGACTGAACACTCCGTTGGCCGAGTTGAACGGTCTGGACACGGACAGCGCGGCCGAGGACGGTGACCTGGAGCGCCAGGCGGGCCGGGTGATGGCCGCCGAGATCGGCGCCCCGCTCGGTCTCAACACGGCCGACCGGGGTTGACGAGCGTCCTGGACCGCCGTGTGCCCCGGTGAGTGGCCGCTGTGCGCCCCGGTGAGTGGTCAGGGGCCGATGCGGAGGAGCAGCAGCGCGATGTCGTCGTTTCTGGTCTCCGCGTGGTCGGTGCCGTGCAGCAGCCGGTCGGCGAGGGCGTCCAGCCGCTGGTCCTCGGCGCCGAGCAGTTGATCGGCCATCCGGAGGGCTGATTCCTCCAGGTCCTCGCCCGGCGTCTCTATCAGCCCGTCGGTGTACATCACCAGCACCGATCCCGGCGGCAGCGGGATCTCGACCTCCGGGTACTCGGCGGCCGGGTCGATGCCGAGCAGCAGCCCCGGAGGCACCGACAGCAGGCCGATGCGGCCGTCCGGGTGGCGCAGCACGGGCGGTGGGTGTCCGGCGCTGGCCAGCCGAAGGCGGTGCGTGGCGCGGTCGTATTGGGCGTAGAGGCAGCTGGTGAAGAGGCCGGGGTCGAGGTCGGTGAGCAGGCGGTTGGTCCGGCTGAGCACCTCCCCCGGGGAGACGCCGGCGGTCGCGTGGACGGCCGTTCTGACCTGGCCCATCAGGGCGGCGGCCGTCACGTTGTGGCCCTGGACGTCGCCGATGGCCAGCGCGGTGCTGTGCTCGTCGAGCGGGATCACGTCGTAGAAGTCGCCGCCGATCTCGATGCCCTCGGTGGCCGGCAGATACCGGGCGGCGACGGTGAGCCCGGGGAGTTCGGGCAGGCGGTGCGGGAG
This region includes:
- a CDS encoding DUF5063 domain-containing protein produces the protein MAVGPDSFSVQICDHVESFVVAVTEVARGDDPDSAVPYLLLQVSQLLLAGGRLGAHEDIVPDERYEPDTGPEPDMDELRERLAALLTPVDVYSEVFDPYVPHSKPVAARISDDLANIISDLRHGMAHYREGRVSEALWWWQFSYLTNWGPTASATLRALQSLVAHVRLNTPLAELNGLDTDSAAEDGDLERQAGRVMAAEIGAPLGLNTADRG
- the recR gene encoding recombination mediator RecR is translated as MYEGVVQELIDELGRLPGVGPKSAQRIAFHILQSEPADVRRLAHALTEVKERVRFCAMCGNVAQEEHCRVCADPRRDLSVICVVEEPKDVVAIERTREFRGRYHVLGGAISPIDGVGPDDLRIRELLARLADGSIVELILATDPNLEGEATATYLARMVSPMGLRVTRLASGLPVGGDLEYADEVTLGRAFEGRRLLDV